In Primulina huaijiensis isolate GDHJ02 chromosome 4, ASM1229523v2, whole genome shotgun sequence, a genomic segment contains:
- the LOC140974841 gene encoding transcription factor MYB1-like isoform X2, with amino-acid sequence MAKATQESRCGKSCRLRWLNYLRPDIKRGHISAGEEDLIIRLHKLLGNRWSLIAGRLPGRTDNEIKNYWNTNIAKKQAVTDHKMAKQSTTKKENPSASQPQLPNSLGSHVIRTKAKRASEVFIITNPSQSIENVESTPALEHSQIENHNHKAEKLESEQFGMMDFKLDDKFFSDLFSTELFIFSDQKLDDGLGEDSLNNMKNSTGYPTTNSCQIPDEKHQDLDTGSMINIDPAMDWFQD; translated from the exons ATGGCGAAAGCTACCCAAGAAAGCAG ATGCGGAAAAAGTTGTAGGCTTCGTTGGTTGAATTATTTACGACCGGATATCAAGAGAGGACATATAAGTGCAGGTGAAGAGGATCTTATTATCAGACTTCACAAGCTCCTTGGAAACAG ATGGTCTTTAATAGCTGGAAGGCTTCCGGGGCGAACAGACAATGAAATCAAGAATTACTGGAACACGAACATTGCCAAGAAGCAAGCTGTCACTGATCATAAGATGGCAAAACAATCCACCACGAAGAAAGAAAATCCATCAGCAAGCCAACCTCAACTTCCCAACAGCTTAGGGTCACATGTAATTCGTACGAAGGCGAAAAGGGCTTCTGAGGTTTTCATCATAACGAATCCTTCCCAAAGTATCGAAAATGTTGAATCCACACCTGCGTTAGAACATTCCCAAATTGAAAATCATAATCACAAGGCAGAAAAGTTGGAATCTGAACAGTTTGGCATGATGGATTTCAAACTGGACGATAAGTTCTTTTCAGATCTATTCAGCACTGAGCTCTTCATATTTTCTGATCAGAAGCTGGATGATGGATTGGGGGAGGATTCGCTCAATAACATGAAGAACAGCACCGGCTATCCTACTACAAATTCGTGCCAAATTCCTGATGAAAAGCATCAGGATCTTGATACGGGATCAATGATCAATATAGATCCTGCGATGGACTGGTTTCAAGATTGA
- the LOC140974841 gene encoding transcription factor MYB1-like isoform X1 translates to MGRSPFCSKEGLNKGAWTAMEDKILTDYVKKHGEGKWRKLPKKAGLNRCGKSCRLRWLNYLRPDIKRGHISAGEEDLIIRLHKLLGNRWSLIAGRLPGRTDNEIKNYWNTNIAKKQAVTDHKMAKQSTTKKENPSASQPQLPNSLGSHVIRTKAKRASEVFIITNPSQSIENVESTPALEHSQIENHNHKAEKLESEQFGMMDFKLDDKFFSDLFSTELFIFSDQKLDDGLGEDSLNNMKNSTGYPTTNSCQIPDEKHQDLDTGSMINIDPAMDWFQD, encoded by the exons atgGGGAGAAGTCCTTTTTGTTCCAAAGAAGGCTTAAACAAAGGGGCATGGACTGCCATGGAAGACAAAATTCTCACAGATTATGTTAAGAAACATGGTGAAGGAAAATGGCGAAAGCTACCCAAGAAAGCAG GCCTTAATAGATGCGGAAAAAGTTGTAGGCTTCGTTGGTTGAATTATTTACGACCGGATATCAAGAGAGGACATATAAGTGCAGGTGAAGAGGATCTTATTATCAGACTTCACAAGCTCCTTGGAAACAG ATGGTCTTTAATAGCTGGAAGGCTTCCGGGGCGAACAGACAATGAAATCAAGAATTACTGGAACACGAACATTGCCAAGAAGCAAGCTGTCACTGATCATAAGATGGCAAAACAATCCACCACGAAGAAAGAAAATCCATCAGCAAGCCAACCTCAACTTCCCAACAGCTTAGGGTCACATGTAATTCGTACGAAGGCGAAAAGGGCTTCTGAGGTTTTCATCATAACGAATCCTTCCCAAAGTATCGAAAATGTTGAATCCACACCTGCGTTAGAACATTCCCAAATTGAAAATCATAATCACAAGGCAGAAAAGTTGGAATCTGAACAGTTTGGCATGATGGATTTCAAACTGGACGATAAGTTCTTTTCAGATCTATTCAGCACTGAGCTCTTCATATTTTCTGATCAGAAGCTGGATGATGGATTGGGGGAGGATTCGCTCAATAACATGAAGAACAGCACCGGCTATCCTACTACAAATTCGTGCCAAATTCCTGATGAAAAGCATCAGGATCTTGATACGGGATCAATGATCAATATAGATCCTGCGATGGACTGGTTTCAAGATTGA